One Paenibacillus riograndensis SBR5 DNA segment encodes these proteins:
- the tsaB gene encoding tRNA (adenosine(37)-N6)-threonylcarbamoyltransferase complex dimerization subunit type 1 TsaB has product MMKLNVEPRKRFLALDTSTAILGVAITENGRLLHETNASGERNHSVHLLPIIEQALQATGTTPAMIGGIAVGLGPGSYTGTRIAVTAAKTLAWAWKVPVAGISTLQALAWGGLAAALKQQVEPSGAGEPAEQEPAGTGPDWIIPLLDARRGQAYTALFAADGEHAPRRLEPDAIRLMADWVLDLTDRLKQAEAEGRKPRAIWFVGETLLLGSGESTGLLRETGNVLVVPYELEGRWAGYLGEERLQAGNDDLHSLIPNYTQLSEAEANLRRSGEGGLNQ; this is encoded by the coding sequence ATGATGAAGCTAAATGTTGAGCCGCGCAAGCGGTTTTTGGCGCTGGATACATCCACAGCTATCCTTGGGGTAGCGATCACGGAAAATGGCAGGCTGCTGCATGAAACGAATGCCTCAGGGGAGCGGAACCATTCCGTGCACCTGCTGCCGATTATTGAGCAGGCGCTGCAGGCTACCGGCACAACCCCCGCCATGATCGGCGGAATTGCAGTTGGGCTGGGACCGGGTTCGTATACCGGAACGCGCATCGCCGTAACTGCTGCCAAGACGCTGGCGTGGGCCTGGAAGGTGCCGGTAGCCGGCATCTCCACCCTGCAGGCGCTGGCCTGGGGCGGTTTGGCTGCTGCGCTGAAGCAGCAGGTGGAACCATCCGGCGCGGGGGAACCGGCGGAACAGGAACCGGCCGGGACTGGCCCGGACTGGATTATTCCGCTGCTGGATGCGCGCCGGGGGCAGGCCTACACCGCACTGTTCGCTGCGGACGGGGAGCATGCGCCCCGGAGACTGGAGCCGGATGCTATCCGGCTTATGGCCGACTGGGTGCTGGACCTGACGGATAGACTGAAGCAGGCGGAGGCAGAAGGCAGGAAGCCGCGCGCCATCTGGTTCGTCGGCGAAACGCTGCTGCTTGGCAGCGGCGAATCAACCGGGCTGCTGCGGGAAACAGGGAATGTTCTCGTTGTGCCCTATGAGCTGGAAGGACGCTGGGCGGGGTATTTAGGGGAAGAGCGCCTGCAAGCGGGAAACGATGATCTGCATAGTCTAATCCCGAATTATACTCAGCTGTCCGAAGCGGAAGCCAATCTGCGCCGGAGCGGTGAAGGGGGCCTGAATCAATAA
- the rimI gene encoding ribosomal protein S18-alanine N-acetyltransferase, translating into MMESEPVRDQSTELVFRLMKLVDIPDILIIEREAFTMPWTEEAFRNELTHNHFAKYMVMELHGRIIGYAGMWAIVDEAHVTNIALLEAYRGRKWGERLLDELMKTAAFLGMKSITLEVRVSNEVAQNLYRKKGFRPAGTRKGYYSDNREDALIMWADLPEYGEQGMMEGSVDLK; encoded by the coding sequence ATGATGGAATCGGAGCCGGTAAGGGATCAGAGCACGGAGCTGGTGTTCCGCCTGATGAAGCTTGTAGATATTCCTGATATTCTGATTATTGAGCGGGAAGCCTTCACGATGCCTTGGACGGAGGAGGCCTTCCGCAACGAGCTGACCCACAATCATTTTGCCAAATATATGGTCATGGAGCTGCACGGGCGTATTATTGGCTATGCGGGGATGTGGGCCATTGTTGATGAAGCCCATGTCACGAATATAGCGTTGCTTGAGGCGTACCGGGGACGCAAATGGGGCGAGAGACTGCTGGACGAGCTAATGAAGACGGCTGCTTTTTTGGGCATGAAGTCCATCACACTGGAGGTCCGGGTCTCGAATGAGGTCGCCCAGAATTTGTACCGCAAAAAAGGCTTCCGTCCGGCAGGCACCCGCAAAGGCTATTACTCGGATAATCGCGAGGATGCGCTGATTATGTGGGCGGATCTGCCGGAATACGGGGAGCAAGGCATGATGGAAGGAAGCGTGGATCTGAAATGA
- the tsaD gene encoding tRNA (adenosine(37)-N6)-threonylcarbamoyltransferase complex transferase subunit TsaD, with translation MKTETGEVQPVLILAIETSCDETSVAVVKDGCEVLSNMISSQIETHRAFGGVVPEVASRKHVEVITLVIEGALKAAGVQPEQLTAVAVTQGPGLVGALLVGVVAAKSLALAWGKPLIGTHHIAGHIYANRLVKELQYPNMTLVVSGGHTELVSMEREGKFRIIGRTRDDAVGEAYDKVARALGFPYPGGPHVDRLAREAEEAVALPRVWLEPDSYDFSFSGLKSAVLNVVNQSKMKGLAPDVAGIARGFQESVVEVLVEKAVRAVKATQAKQLLLSGGVAANKGLREALTARCEAEGIELIIPPPVFCTDNAAMIGAAAYVKWRHDGSTPLDMVADPGFSLENWSVETY, from the coding sequence ATGAAGACCGAAACGGGTGAAGTTCAGCCTGTACTAATATTGGCAATCGAAACCAGCTGTGATGAAACTTCCGTAGCGGTGGTGAAGGACGGCTGTGAGGTGCTTTCGAACATGATCTCCAGCCAGATCGAAACCCATCGCGCGTTCGGCGGTGTTGTGCCTGAAGTGGCATCCCGCAAGCATGTAGAAGTGATTACACTGGTGATAGAGGGGGCGCTGAAAGCGGCAGGCGTTCAGCCTGAACAGCTGACGGCCGTTGCGGTTACGCAGGGGCCCGGGCTCGTCGGAGCGCTGCTGGTCGGTGTTGTAGCTGCCAAAAGCCTGGCGCTTGCCTGGGGCAAGCCCCTGATTGGCACGCATCATATTGCCGGTCATATTTATGCCAACCGGCTGGTTAAGGAGCTGCAGTATCCCAACATGACGCTGGTTGTATCCGGCGGGCATACAGAGCTGGTCAGCATGGAACGGGAGGGCAAGTTCCGGATTATCGGCCGAACCCGCGATGACGCTGTGGGCGAAGCCTATGACAAGGTAGCGCGGGCGCTCGGGTTCCCTTATCCGGGCGGCCCCCATGTGGACCGGCTGGCCCGCGAGGCGGAGGAAGCGGTGGCGCTTCCCCGCGTCTGGCTGGAGCCGGATTCCTATGATTTCAGCTTCAGCGGCCTGAAGTCGGCCGTGCTCAATGTGGTCAACCAGAGCAAGATGAAGGGCCTTGCGCCGGATGTGGCCGGAATAGCCCGCGGCTTCCAGGAGTCGGTTGTCGAGGTGCTGGTGGAGAAGGCGGTTCGTGCTGTAAAAGCCACCCAAGCCAAGCAGCTTCTGCTCAGCGGAGGCGTAGCCGCCAACAAGGGCCTGCGCGAGGCGCTGACCGCCCGCTGCGAGGCGGAGGGCATTGAGCTGATCATTCCGCCTCCGGTATTCTGCACCGACAATGCGGCCATGATCGGTGCGGCCGCTTACGTGAAATGGCGCCATGACGGCAGCACACCGCTGGATATGGTCGCTGATCCGGGGTTCTCGCTGGAAAATTGGTCAGTGGAAACCTATTGA
- a CDS encoding 2-isopropylmalate synthase yields the protein MIIPVKKRIQIFDTTLRDGEQAPGASLTPEQKIILAYKLAELGVDVLEPGFPVSSPGDFAAVETISRKVQGVEICGFARAVRGDIDAAVRATRDAERRRLHLFISSSDIHLRHQLRMSRAEVVAAAREMTAYARQFCEVVEFTAMDAARTGIDDLIEMVEAVIEEGATIINLPDTVGYALPQEYGEMFRRVRQGARGGDTVSYSAHCHNDLGLAVANSLAAIEGGATQIEVTVNGVGERTGNCALEELVMALETRGDALGAETGIVLDKLYDTSRIISGAMHFPIAYNKPVVGRNAFQHESGIHQDGLLKDRSTYEIMDPERLGIPRSMIILGKHSGRHALKDRAAKYGIALSPGELDALYESFKETADRQKAVSDDELLRMVSTTTGQEAKVYELGEVQVLAGSAQRRVAAVTVRHLKSGEETSHTSTGNGPLEAIIAAIGQGIAEEIAFTGLELHSLGSGENAQAEAAVMVEWEGNKFRGTAIHQDIVMAAGIAYIAACNSALLSAASASQPSSAV from the coding sequence ATGATTATTCCGGTAAAGAAACGAATTCAGATTTTCGATACGACGCTGCGTGACGGCGAGCAGGCTCCCGGGGCCAGTCTTACTCCGGAACAAAAGATCATTCTGGCTTATAAGCTGGCCGAACTGGGCGTGGATGTGCTGGAGCCGGGGTTCCCGGTATCGAGCCCCGGGGATTTTGCTGCCGTGGAGACGATCTCCCGGAAGGTGCAGGGCGTGGAAATCTGCGGCTTTGCCCGTGCAGTCAGAGGGGATATTGATGCTGCGGTGCGGGCGACCCGGGATGCGGAGCGGCGGCGGCTTCATCTGTTCATTTCCTCCTCGGACATTCACCTGCGCCATCAGCTGCGCATGAGCCGGGCCGAGGTTGTAGCCGCCGCCCGGGAGATGACGGCGTATGCGCGCCAATTCTGCGAGGTGGTGGAGTTCACCGCCATGGATGCCGCACGGACGGGCATCGATGACCTGATCGAAATGGTGGAGGCCGTCATTGAGGAAGGCGCGACGATTATCAATCTGCCCGACACGGTGGGCTATGCGCTGCCGCAGGAATATGGCGAGATGTTCCGCCGGGTCCGGCAGGGGGCCAGAGGCGGCGATACCGTGAGCTATAGCGCTCACTGCCACAACGACCTGGGGCTTGCCGTGGCCAACAGTCTGGCTGCGATTGAAGGAGGGGCTACCCAGATTGAGGTGACAGTCAACGGCGTGGGGGAGCGCACCGGAAACTGTGCGCTGGAAGAGCTGGTCATGGCGCTGGAGACACGGGGGGATGCGCTTGGCGCGGAAACCGGCATAGTGCTGGATAAGCTGTACGACACTTCGCGGATCATCAGCGGGGCCATGCATTTTCCGATTGCCTACAACAAACCGGTCGTCGGCAGAAATGCCTTCCAGCATGAATCGGGAATTCACCAGGACGGGCTGCTGAAGGACCGCAGCACCTATGAAATTATGGACCCCGAGCGGCTGGGCATTCCGCGCAGCATGATTATTCTGGGCAAGCATTCCGGCCGCCATGCCCTGAAGGACCGGGCGGCGAAGTATGGCATTGCGCTCAGCCCCGGGGAGCTGGATGCATTGTATGAATCCTTCAAGGAGACGGCTGACCGCCAGAAGGCAGTCAGCGACGATGAACTGCTGCGGATGGTCAGCACCACTACCGGTCAGGAAGCCAAGGTCTATGAGCTGGGCGAGGTCCAGGTACTGGCCGGCAGCGCACAGCGCCGGGTGGCCGCTGTTACGGTCCGCCACTTAAAAAGCGGCGAGGAAACTTCGCACACCAGCACCGGCAACGGGCCGCTGGAAGCGATCATAGCGGCGATCGGGCAAGGGATTGCCGAGGAGATTGCTTTTACGGGGCTGGAGCTGCATTCGCTGGGCAGCGGTGAGAACGCCCAGGCCGAGGCGGCGGTAATGGTGGAGTGGGAAGGAAATAAATTCAGGGGGACGGCTATCCATCAGGATATTGTAATGGCAGCGGGCATTGCTTATATCGCGGCCTGCAACTCGGCCCTGCTCTCCGCTGCTTCAGCTTCTCAGCCGTCATCGGCTGTATAG
- the abc-f gene encoding ribosomal protection-like ABC-F family protein, with product MLLQATGITKSYGIQSVLDGISLQVNEKERVGLVGVNGAGKSTFLQILAGEMSFDSGQIHKSKETTIGYLAQNSGLQSDKTIQEEMLAVFSPLIEAEAELRQLEADIADPGLADDPKRYEDLLERYARRSDWFKDHGGYEMNTRIRSVLHGMGFGEFPPETPIATLSGGQKTRLALARILLQAPDLLMLDEPTNHLDIETLTWLEDYLRSYAGGILVVSHDRYFLDRLVTTIVEIERHQSRKYTGNYSRYVDQKAAEYEIRLKQYEKQQEEISRMEDFVQRNIVRASTTKRAQSRRKALDKMERIDKPLGDLKKASFSFEPDFMSGKEVLQVRDVAVAFSEKAEPLFRNASFELRRGETAALIGPNGIGKSTLLQCLTGTREPSTGTVNWGTKVKIAYYDQEQTRLNPRNTVLEELWSEYPMLEEARIRTILGNFLFSGEDVLKKVAALSGGEKARVSLSKLMLRGANMLILDEPTNHLDLMSREVLESALIDFEGTLLFISHDRYFLNKMAERVLELHPGGIDQYLGNYDDYIEKKRELEAIALEEAELASVKASKNAEAEVPAAEKGAALSYEAEKQAKREERNRQRRISELEENIAVLEEDIARIENEMTRPEVFQDYVALQEHESELKLKKEQLGNLFSEWENLADE from the coding sequence ATGCTTCTTCAAGCAACAGGAATTACCAAGTCATATGGAATACAAAGCGTGCTGGACGGCATCAGCCTGCAGGTGAACGAGAAGGAACGGGTAGGCCTCGTCGGTGTCAATGGAGCCGGGAAGTCGACCTTCCTGCAGATTCTCGCCGGCGAGATGTCCTTTGACAGCGGGCAAATTCATAAATCCAAGGAAACCACCATTGGTTACCTGGCCCAGAACAGCGGACTGCAGTCCGATAAGACCATTCAAGAGGAAATGCTGGCCGTATTCAGCCCGCTGATCGAAGCGGAAGCAGAGCTGCGGCAGCTCGAAGCAGACATCGCCGACCCTGGGCTGGCGGATGACCCGAAGCGTTATGAAGATCTGCTGGAGCGCTACGCCAGACGTTCGGATTGGTTCAAGGATCATGGCGGCTATGAGATGAATACGCGGATCCGCAGCGTTCTGCACGGCATGGGCTTCGGCGAATTTCCGCCGGAGACGCCGATTGCCACGCTGAGCGGCGGCCAGAAAACCCGTCTGGCTCTGGCCCGCATTCTGCTGCAGGCTCCGGATCTGCTGATGCTGGATGAGCCGACCAACCATCTGGACATTGAAACGCTGACCTGGCTGGAGGATTATCTGCGCAGCTATGCCGGCGGCATTCTGGTCGTCTCCCATGACCGCTACTTCCTTGACCGTCTGGTGACTACAATCGTCGAAATCGAACGCCATCAGTCCCGGAAGTACACGGGCAACTACAGCCGTTATGTGGATCAGAAGGCCGCAGAATATGAGATCCGCCTGAAGCAGTACGAGAAGCAGCAGGAAGAGATTTCGCGGATGGAGGATTTCGTGCAGCGCAATATCGTGCGTGCCTCCACCACCAAACGGGCCCAGAGCCGGCGCAAGGCGCTGGACAAGATGGAACGTATCGACAAGCCGCTGGGTGATTTGAAAAAAGCCAGCTTCTCCTTCGAGCCGGACTTCATGTCCGGCAAAGAGGTGCTGCAGGTGCGGGATGTCGCGGTAGCCTTCAGCGAAAAAGCGGAGCCGCTCTTCCGGAACGCCTCCTTTGAGCTGCGGCGGGGTGAGACGGCAGCCCTGATTGGCCCGAACGGAATCGGCAAGTCCACGCTGCTGCAGTGCCTGACCGGTACGCGGGAGCCTTCCACCGGCACCGTGAACTGGGGAACCAAAGTGAAAATCGCCTACTACGATCAGGAACAGACCCGGCTTAATCCGCGCAATACAGTGCTGGAGGAGCTGTGGAGTGAATATCCGATGCTGGAAGAGGCGCGAATCCGGACGATTCTCGGCAATTTCCTGTTCAGCGGCGAGGATGTCCTGAAGAAGGTTGCTGCGCTCAGCGGCGGTGAGAAAGCCCGGGTTTCGCTGTCGAAGCTCATGCTGCGCGGCGCCAACATGCTCATTCTCGATGAGCCGACCAACCATCTGGATCTGATGAGCCGCGAGGTGCTGGAATCGGCGCTGATTGATTTTGAAGGCACCCTGCTCTTCATTTCCCATGACCGTTATTTCCTGAACAAAATGGCCGAACGTGTACTGGAGCTTCATCCAGGCGGAATTGATCAATATCTGGGCAATTATGATGATTATATCGAAAAAAAGCGGGAGCTTGAGGCGATTGCCCTGGAGGAAGCGGAGCTAGCCTCTGTCAAGGCCTCCAAGAATGCCGAAGCTGAAGTGCCGGCGGCAGAAAAAGGTGCGGCCCTCTCCTATGAAGCCGAAAAGCAGGCCAAACGCGAGGAACGCAACCGCCAGCGGCGGATCTCCGAACTCGAGGAGAATATCGCAGTGCTGGAGGAAGACATCGCCCGGATTGAGAATGAAATGACCAGGCCCGAGGTTTTTCAGGATTATGTCGCACTTCAAGAACATGAAAGTGAGCTAAAGCTCAAAAAAGAACAGCTTGGAAATTTATTTAGCGAATGGGAAAACCTTGCTGACGAATAA
- a CDS encoding 5-formyltetrahydrofolate cyclo-ligase has translation MTGNRALLAALKRELRAERAAVREGLAADERASMSARVCSHALDWLRKEKAASLLAYVPFRSELDCRPLIAGAWALGREVLLPRVIAEAGTMSLHTVGSWEELAPGAYGILEPLLPEGNGQEREVPPVPDVVFVPGLAFDRQGGRLGYGKGYYDRMQASLKQESGFALKPPVWIGLAFSQQLVPEVPMDGHDAYMDMLITEEGIFHCRKENIPWN, from the coding sequence ATGACAGGCAACCGTGCGCTGCTGGCAGCGCTTAAGCGGGAACTGCGCGCAGAGAGAGCAGCTGTCCGTGAGGGGCTTGCTGCAGATGAACGGGCATCCATGTCCGCCCGGGTCTGCAGCCATGCACTGGACTGGCTCCGGAAGGAGAAGGCTGCTTCACTGCTCGCCTATGTGCCTTTCCGTTCAGAGCTGGATTGCCGCCCGCTGATTGCCGGGGCCTGGGCGCTTGGCCGGGAGGTGCTGCTCCCCCGTGTTATTGCGGAAGCGGGAACCATGAGCCTTCATACGGTTGGCTCCTGGGAGGAGCTTGCACCTGGAGCTTATGGCATCCTGGAGCCCTTACTCCCTGAAGGGAACGGGCAGGAGCGGGAGGTGCCCCCGGTTCCGGATGTGGTTTTTGTTCCGGGGCTCGCTTTTGACCGGCAGGGCGGGCGTCTTGGCTACGGTAAGGGCTACTATGACCGGATGCAGGCGTCCTTGAAGCAGGAGTCCGGATTTGCTCTGAAGCCTCCGGTCTGGATCGGGCTGGCTTTCAGCCAACAACTGGTGCCTGAAGTCCCGATGGATGGGCATGATGCCTATATGGACATGCTGATTACGGAAGAGGGCATCTTTCACTGCCGGAAGGAGAACATACCATGGAATTAA
- the moaC gene encoding cyclic pyranopterin monophosphate synthase MoaC — MELTHFNEQGRARMVDVSDKEITKRTAAARSSVEMAPGTLAAIKAGRIGKGDVLAVAQVAGIMAAKKTADWIPMCHPLPLTGIDIRFWDNSEDRLYIEATVKTTGKTGVEMEALTAVSAAALTVYDMCKALQKDMIIGPTLLVQKSGGKTGDYALEESGHQDAGGSAE, encoded by the coding sequence ATGGAATTAACCCATTTTAATGAGCAGGGCAGGGCGCGCATGGTGGATGTGAGCGACAAGGAGATCACCAAGCGGACAGCCGCCGCGCGCAGCAGCGTAGAGATGGCTCCCGGAACGCTCGCAGCGATCAAGGCGGGCCGGATCGGCAAAGGCGATGTGCTTGCTGTTGCCCAGGTTGCCGGAATCATGGCGGCCAAAAAAACCGCGGACTGGATTCCCATGTGCCATCCGCTGCCGCTTACCGGCATTGATATCCGTTTTTGGGATAACAGCGAAGACCGGCTATATATAGAAGCAACCGTCAAAACAACCGGCAAAACCGGGGTGGAGATGGAGGCGCTGACCGCCGTATCGGCAGCCGCGCTGACGGTATACGACATGTGCAAGGCACTGCAGAAGGATATGATTATCGGGCCCACGCTGCTCGTACAGAAGAGCGGAGGCAAAACGGGGGATTACGCGCTGGAGGAATCAGGACACCAAGATGCGGGTGGAAGCGCTGAGTAA
- a CDS encoding MogA/MoaB family molybdenum cofactor biosynthesis protein, translated as MAWKTAILTASDKGARGEREDTSAQVIRELVEEELGGEIVEYRIVPDEQDEIIAALIELTDYFQADLVLTTGGTDLAIRDVTPEATRRVIEREVPGLSEAMRSTVMQKNRAVMLFRGICGIRGRTLIVNLPGTPKGVHENLAAIMDQLPEALLMVTGQYRQ; from the coding sequence ATGGCGTGGAAAACAGCAATCCTGACGGCCAGCGATAAAGGGGCCAGAGGCGAACGGGAAGACACGAGCGCCCAGGTTATTCGGGAACTGGTGGAAGAGGAGCTAGGCGGCGAGATCGTTGAATATCGGATCGTGCCGGATGAACAGGATGAGATTATTGCCGCACTGATTGAACTGACGGATTATTTCCAGGCGGATCTGGTGCTGACTACGGGCGGCACCGATCTGGCGATTCGTGATGTTACGCCTGAGGCGACCCGTCGTGTCATTGAACGGGAGGTGCCCGGGCTCTCCGAGGCCATGCGGAGTACGGTAATGCAGAAGAACCGTGCAGTGATGCTGTTCCGGGGCATCTGCGGCATTCGCGGAAGAACGCTGATTGTGAACCTGCCCGGCACACCCAAGGGAGTGCATGAGAATCTGGCAGCAATTATGGATCAACTGCCGGAAGCATTGCTCATGGTAACCGGCCAATACCGGCAATAA
- a CDS encoding twin-arginine translocase TatA/TatE family subunit: protein MLSGIGAPGIILLVILALLLFGPNKLPELGRAVGRTFREFKDGAREIINDPEPAKKSEAPAAAAPQTMTADLPQDRRLPE, encoded by the coding sequence ATGCTAAGTGGTATTGGTGCTCCCGGAATTATTTTGTTAGTCATCCTGGCGCTGCTGCTCTTTGGTCCCAATAAGCTTCCTGAACTGGGCCGGGCCGTCGGGCGTACCTTCCGTGAATTTAAGGACGGGGCGCGGGAAATCATCAATGACCCGGAACCCGCTAAGAAAAGCGAAGCTCCGGCAGCGGCAGCCCCGCAGACTATGACAGCAGATCTTCCGCAGGACAGACGTCTGCCGGAATAA
- the tatC gene encoding twin-arginine translocase subunit TatC, translated as MSLEAEEMSVVDHLTELRRRIIYVLVVFVAGLVAGLFVAKPIYLYLIHADMAQGFVLHAFSFWDGIGMYVKIAMAVSLAVSVPFIVYQLWAFISPGLRPVERSAALRYVPYVFVLFILGIAFAYYIVFPMALSFTITITRSMGLEETYGIAQYFSFMFSLVIPLALLFELPLVVMFLTKLRILNPLRLRKMRRYAYFALVFIAVVITPPDFISDFLVTIPLLILYEFSVFLSSFVYRKQLAMDRELEARYVRKEESR; from the coding sequence ATGTCTCTGGAAGCGGAAGAAATGTCAGTGGTGGATCATCTTACCGAACTGCGCAGACGGATTATCTATGTGCTGGTTGTATTCGTTGCCGGCCTCGTTGCCGGCTTATTCGTTGCCAAACCAATCTATCTCTACCTGATTCACGCAGATATGGCCCAGGGCTTCGTGCTGCATGCCTTCTCCTTCTGGGACGGCATCGGGATGTATGTGAAGATCGCCATGGCTGTTTCGCTGGCCGTATCGGTCCCGTTTATTGTCTATCAGCTGTGGGCATTCATCAGTCCCGGACTCCGGCCGGTGGAGCGGAGCGCCGCACTGCGTTATGTGCCTTATGTGTTTGTCCTTTTTATACTCGGCATCGCGTTTGCCTATTATATTGTATTCCCCATGGCCCTGTCGTTCACGATTACAATAACCCGCAGCATGGGGCTGGAAGAGACTTATGGCATTGCGCAGTACTTCAGCTTCATGTTCAGTCTGGTCATCCCGCTGGCGCTGCTGTTTGAGCTTCCGCTTGTCGTTATGTTTCTGACCAAGCTGAGAATTCTTAATCCGCTGCGCCTGCGTAAGATGCGCCGATACGCTTATTTCGCGCTTGTCTTTATCGCCGTGGTCATCACGCCGCCGGATTTCATCTCGGACTTTCTCGTCACCATTCCACTTCTGATTCTCTACGAATTCAGTGTATTTCTGTCGTCTTTCGTCTACCGCAAGCAGCTTGCCATGGACCGTGAGCTGGAGGCCCGTTACGTCAGGAAAGAGGAGTCCCGGTAG
- the groES gene encoding co-chaperone GroES, translated as MIKPLGERVLVEPSEQEQTTSFGIVLPDSSKEKPQEGRIIAVGSGALKDGVRVPLEVKEGDRVLFSKYAGTEIKYEGKEYLIMKESDIHAILD; from the coding sequence ATGATCAAACCACTAGGTGAACGCGTGTTGGTAGAACCAAGCGAGCAAGAGCAAACCACTTCTTTCGGGATTGTGCTGCCGGACTCTTCCAAAGAGAAGCCGCAGGAAGGCAGAATTATCGCTGTAGGCAGCGGTGCCCTGAAAGACGGAGTGCGTGTTCCGCTTGAAGTTAAAGAAGGCGACCGTGTGCTGTTCTCGAAATATGCCGGAACTGAAATTAAATACGAAGGCAAAGAATATCTGATTATGAAAGAAAGCGACATTCACGCGATTCTCGACTAA